The Flavobacterium sp. 123 genome contains a region encoding:
- a CDS encoding GH3 auxin-responsive promoter family protein: MSIKSTAAKFFAKKIYNKTQAWVNEPIKTQNKVFLELIQEAKKTQFGIDHHFDTIKSFEDFSKQVPIRDYEELKPYVDRVVKGEPNVLWKGKPLYFAKTSGTTSGAKYIPLTKESMPFHIEAARNAILHYIHETGKADFVDGKMIFLQGSPILEEKNGVKLGRLSGIVAHFVPKYLQKNRMPSWETNCIEDWETKVNAIVEETFDKNMTVISGIPSWVQMYFEKLQQKGGKPVGEIFKNFNLFIYGGVNYEPYRAKFENLIGRKVDSIELFPASEGFFAYQDSQKEKGMLLLLNSGIFYEFIKSDEFYTENPRRYTIGEVELGINYVLIISTNAGLWGYNIGDTIQFTSLKPYRVIVSGRIKHYISAFGEHVIGKEVENALKEAMEGTTIRVNEFTVAPQINPSEGLPYHEWFIEFDTDASGEPENFNLFAEAIDNAMRKQNVYYDDLIVGHVLRKVVITKVAKNGFQDYMKSIGKLGGQNKIPRLSNDRKIVDQLNEQ, encoded by the coding sequence ATGTCAATAAAATCAACTGCTGCAAAATTTTTTGCCAAAAAAATTTACAACAAAACACAAGCTTGGGTTAATGAACCAATCAAAACCCAAAACAAAGTTTTTTTAGAGCTAATTCAAGAAGCTAAGAAAACCCAGTTTGGTATTGACCATCATTTCGATACAATTAAATCATTTGAAGACTTTTCAAAACAAGTTCCCATTCGGGATTACGAAGAATTAAAACCCTATGTTGATCGTGTTGTAAAAGGAGAACCAAATGTTTTATGGAAAGGGAAACCATTGTATTTTGCCAAAACTTCGGGAACAACTTCGGGTGCAAAATACATTCCGTTGACTAAGGAATCCATGCCTTTTCATATTGAGGCAGCTCGAAATGCAATTCTGCACTATATTCATGAAACAGGTAAGGCCGATTTTGTTGATGGAAAAATGATTTTTTTACAAGGAAGCCCAATTCTTGAAGAGAAAAACGGTGTTAAACTAGGTAGATTATCAGGTATTGTAGCGCATTTTGTTCCAAAGTATTTACAAAAAAACCGAATGCCATCTTGGGAAACCAATTGTATTGAAGACTGGGAGACTAAGGTTAATGCCATTGTTGAAGAAACATTTGATAAAAACATGACGGTGATTTCAGGAATTCCGTCTTGGGTACAAATGTATTTTGAAAAACTGCAACAAAAAGGAGGAAAGCCTGTTGGCGAAATTTTCAAAAACTTCAATTTGTTTATTTATGGAGGTGTAAATTACGAGCCTTATCGTGCCAAATTTGAAAATTTAATTGGTAGAAAAGTTGACAGTATTGAATTGTTCCCCGCTTCGGAAGGTTTTTTTGCATATCAAGATTCTCAAAAAGAAAAAGGAATGTTGCTGCTTTTGAATTCAGGTATTTTCTATGAATTTATAAAAAGTGATGAATTTTATACCGAAAATCCAAGACGCTACACCATAGGCGAAGTCGAATTAGGAATTAATTATGTGTTGATTATTTCTACTAATGCAGGACTTTGGGGATACAATATTGGTGATACTATTCAGTTTACCTCATTAAAGCCTTATAGAGTAATTGTATCGGGAAGAATCAAACATTATATTTCGGCTTTTGGAGAACATGTCATTGGTAAAGAAGTAGAAAATGCGTTGAAAGAAGCTATGGAAGGAACTACTATTCGAGTGAATGAATTTACGGTGGCTCCACAAATAAATCCTTCGGAAGGATTGCCTTATCATGAGTGGTTTATAGAATTTGACACCGATGCTTCGGGAGAACCAGAAAACTTTAATCTTTTTGCGGAAGCGATAGACAATGCCATGCGAAAACAAAATGTGTATTACGATGATTTGATTGTAGGACACGTACTTCGAAAAGTAGTTATTACTAAAGTTGCTAAAAACGGTTTTCAGGATTATATGAAATCAATTGGAAAGCTAGGCGGACAGAATAAAATACCAAGACTTTCTAACGACAGAAAGATTGTTGATCAATTAAACGAGCAATAA
- a CDS encoding peptidase encodes MVDKRLKRQKLKENLFNKRRLIILNEDTFEETFSLKLTLMNVFVVASLGAIIITFVTTFIIAFTPLREFIPGYSSSKLKRDATELALKSDSLTRALKKNEAYIKSIQKVLTGELEFAKFNKDSILSAADEVPSKMDLSASKEELELRKQVTQEEKKQLPASQKEKSQKSKN; translated from the coding sequence ATGGTTGATAAACGACTAAAACGGCAAAAGCTCAAAGAAAATTTATTCAATAAAAGGCGTTTAATAATACTTAACGAAGATACTTTTGAAGAAACTTTTTCATTGAAACTTACTTTAATGAATGTTTTTGTAGTCGCTAGTTTAGGAGCTATTATAATAACATTTGTAACTACTTTTATAATTGCATTTACTCCTTTACGAGAGTTTATTCCGGGTTATTCTTCTTCAAAATTAAAAAGAGATGCTACAGAACTAGCTTTAAAATCAGACTCGTTAACCCGAGCTTTAAAGAAAAATGAAGCCTATATTAAATCCATTCAAAAAGTGTTGACCGGCGAGTTAGAGTTTGCAAAATTCAATAAGGATTCCATACTTTCGGCAGCTGATGAAGTTCCTTCTAAAATGGATTTATCAGCATCAAAAGAAGAATTAGAATTGAGAAAACAAGTAACTCAAGAAGAAAAAAAGCAACTTCCAGCCTCTCAAAAAGAGAAGAGCCAAAAGTCCAAAAATTAA
- the tatA gene encoding twin-arginine translocase TatA/TatE family subunit has product MGRLGVTEILVILAVVLLLFGGKKIPELMKGLGSGIKEFKNAAKDDQPADKKEETKE; this is encoded by the coding sequence ATGGGAAGATTAGGTGTTACAGAAATCCTTGTTATATTGGCAGTTGTTTTATTACTTTTTGGAGGTAAAAAAATTCCAGAATTAATGAAAGGTTTAGGAAGCGGAATTAAAGAATTCAAAAACGCAGCCAAAGACGACCAGCCAGCTGACAAAAAAGAAGAAACTAAAGAATAA
- a CDS encoding Tex family protein — MTNIQFISKTVSTAAINIQNTVQLLQEDCTIPFISRYRKDTTGNLDEVVIEQIAKLQKEYEIIVKRKEAILKSIDEQNALTPELDKKIQQSFDLQELEDFYLPFKKKKKTKADVARENGLEPLAKIIMAQNNDDVDFISTKYLNENVINEDAALQGARDIIAEWINENIYVRKQLRRLYERKAIITTKVVKTKKDEEGAQKFNQYFDWSEPLTKAPSHRLLAMLRAENEGFIKFKVEVDIDEAYDIIDELILKSQNNTTPHVQLAIEDSYKRLLNPAISNETLQEAKAKADANSIQVFANNLGQLLLAPPLGEKRILAIDPGFRSGCKVVCLDEKGDLLYNETIYPHAPQKEEVMAMKKIRSMVNSYKIDAISIGNGTASRETEFFIKKIAFDKPVQVFIVSEAGASVYSASKIARDEFPNFDVTVRGSVSIGRRLSDPLAELVKIDPKAIGVGQYQHDVDQTKLKEELDNTVIRCVNSVGININTASKHLLSYVSGIGEKLAENIVNYRSENGPFEDRKQLKKVPRLGEKAYQQGVAFIRISNAKNPLDNSAVHPEAYGIVEKMAKDLKLSVNDLIANKEKTALIKPENYITPEIGLLGLKDIIKELEKPGLDPRKSAKVFEFDPNVKTIKDLKTGMVLPGIVNNITNFGCFVDLGIKESGLVHISQLKAGFVSDVNEVVKLHQHVQVKVTEVDEDRKRIQLTMIV; from the coding sequence ATGACCAACATACAATTTATATCAAAAACAGTTTCTACAGCGGCTATAAACATTCAAAATACAGTGCAATTATTACAAGAAGATTGTACGATTCCATTTATTTCAAGATATCGAAAAGACACAACTGGAAATCTTGATGAAGTAGTAATTGAACAAATTGCCAAACTGCAAAAAGAATATGAAATAATTGTAAAACGTAAAGAAGCGATTTTAAAATCTATTGACGAACAAAATGCGCTTACACCAGAATTAGATAAAAAAATACAACAAAGTTTTGATTTACAAGAATTAGAGGATTTCTATCTGCCATTTAAAAAGAAGAAAAAAACCAAAGCTGATGTTGCTCGAGAAAATGGTTTAGAGCCTTTGGCAAAAATCATTATGGCGCAAAATAATGATGATGTTGATTTTATTTCAACTAAATATTTGAATGAAAATGTAATCAATGAAGACGCGGCTTTACAAGGCGCAAGAGATATTATTGCCGAATGGATTAATGAAAATATTTATGTTAGAAAACAACTCAGAAGATTGTACGAACGTAAAGCAATAATTACCACCAAAGTTGTAAAAACAAAAAAAGACGAAGAAGGAGCGCAAAAATTCAATCAATATTTTGATTGGTCTGAACCGTTAACTAAAGCACCATCCCATCGATTGTTAGCGATGCTTCGTGCAGAAAATGAAGGTTTTATTAAGTTTAAAGTTGAAGTTGATATTGACGAAGCGTATGATATTATTGATGAATTAATCTTAAAAAGTCAAAATAACACTACGCCACACGTTCAATTAGCTATTGAAGACAGTTACAAACGATTGTTAAATCCTGCAATTTCTAATGAAACATTGCAAGAGGCAAAAGCAAAAGCAGATGCTAATTCTATTCAGGTTTTTGCAAATAATTTAGGGCAGTTGTTATTGGCACCACCTTTGGGCGAAAAACGAATTTTAGCTATTGATCCTGGATTTCGTTCGGGATGTAAAGTCGTTTGTTTAGACGAAAAAGGGGATTTGTTATACAACGAAACCATTTATCCACACGCACCTCAAAAAGAGGAAGTCATGGCGATGAAAAAAATTCGTTCTATGGTAAATTCCTATAAAATTGACGCTATTTCCATAGGAAACGGAACTGCCTCAAGAGAAACTGAATTTTTCATTAAGAAAATTGCTTTTGACAAACCGGTTCAGGTATTTATTGTTTCAGAAGCAGGAGCTTCGGTGTATTCTGCATCCAAAATTGCGCGTGATGAATTTCCTAATTTTGATGTTACGGTTCGTGGCTCGGTTTCAATTGGACGTCGATTGTCAGATCCTTTGGCTGAATTAGTAAAAATCGACCCAAAAGCTATTGGCGTAGGCCAGTATCAACATGATGTTGACCAAACAAAATTGAAAGAAGAATTAGACAATACGGTAATTCGTTGTGTGAATTCAGTTGGGATAAACATCAATACGGCGAGTAAACATTTATTGAGTTATGTGAGCGGAATAGGAGAGAAGCTAGCCGAAAATATTGTAAATTATCGTTCCGAAAACGGTCCTTTTGAAGACAGAAAACAATTAAAAAAAGTGCCACGTTTAGGTGAAAAAGCCTATCAGCAAGGCGTTGCTTTTATTCGGATTTCGAATGCAAAAAACCCATTAGATAATTCTGCGGTACATCCTGAAGCATATGGAATTGTTGAAAAAATGGCAAAAGATTTGAAACTTTCAGTGAATGATTTGATTGCCAATAAAGAAAAAACAGCTTTAATAAAACCTGAAAATTATATAACACCAGAAATAGGTTTACTGGGTTTAAAAGATATTATCAAAGAACTCGAAAAACCAGGATTAGATCCTAGAAAATCAGCAAAAGTATTTGAATTTGATCCAAATGTAAAAACCATAAAAGATTTGAAAACAGGAATGGTTTTGCCGGGAATTGTCAATAACATTACTAATTTTGGTTGTTTTGTGGATCTTGGAATCAAGGAAAGTGGCTTAGTTCATATTTCACAACTCAAAGCAGGTTTTGTAAGCGATGTGAATGAAGTAGTAAAATTACACCAACATGTTCAGGTAAAAGTCACAGAAGTTGATGAAGATAGAAAAAGAATTCAATTGACAATGATTGTATAA
- a CDS encoding DUF1294 domain-containing protein, with protein MILLYYFLLLNFLGFLGIGYDKQLARKRRRRISEKTLLSFVMMGGTIGSGLAMFVFKHKTSKESYLLKFYGICIIQVVLVFGLFYYKIIPL; from the coding sequence ATGATATTATTATACTATTTTTTACTACTAAATTTTTTAGGTTTTTTAGGAATTGGTTATGATAAACAACTAGCTAGAAAAAGACGAAGAAGAATTTCTGAAAAAACATTACTAAGCTTTGTTATGATGGGTGGAACAATTGGTTCGGGATTAGCTATGTTTGTCTTTAAACACAAAACTTCAAAAGAAAGTTATCTTTTGAAGTTTTATGGAATTTGTATAATACAAGTTGTACTTGTTTTTGGTCTGTTTTATTATAAAATAATACCGCTATAA
- the rpiB gene encoding ribose 5-phosphate isomerase B: MKISIGNDHAGPEYKKAIVEMLKAKGHEVTNYGTDSEDSVDYPDFGHPVANDVSEGKADFGIVICGSGNGIAMTVNKHPKVRAGLCWTKEIAYLTRLHNNANIISIPARYTSIPQAVEIVETFLETEFEGGRHQNRVNKIACK, encoded by the coding sequence ATGAAAATATCTATTGGGAATGATCACGCTGGTCCAGAGTATAAAAAAGCGATTGTTGAAATGCTTAAAGCAAAAGGACATGAAGTAACTAATTATGGAACTGATTCAGAAGATAGTGTTGATTATCCAGATTTTGGTCATCCTGTAGCTAACGATGTTTCTGAAGGGAAAGCTGATTTTGGAATCGTAATTTGCGGAAGCGGAAATGGAATTGCAATGACGGTAAATAAACATCCAAAAGTTAGAGCTGGTCTTTGTTGGACAAAAGAAATAGCTTATTTAACAAGACTTCATAACAATGCTAATATTATTAGTATTCCAGCACGTTATACTTCAATTCCTCAAGCAGTAGAAATTGTTGAAACATTTTTAGAAACTGAATTTGAAGGTGGAAGACACCAAAATAGAGTAAATAAAATTGCTTGTAAATAA
- a CDS encoding putative signal transducing protein, which produces MEEFKTIAIFNHSHEIVVLKHILQQEGIPYFFENEITLSVAPFYSTALGGIKLKVHQNDFEAVQEILDNLNNKLNIV; this is translated from the coding sequence ATGGAGGAGTTTAAAACAATAGCTATATTTAATCACTCTCATGAAATTGTGGTACTTAAACACATTTTACAACAAGAAGGTATTCCTTATTTTTTCGAAAACGAAATAACTTTATCAGTTGCTCCTTTTTATTCAACAGCTTTAGGCGGAATCAAATTAAAAGTTCATCAAAACGATTTTGAAGCAGTTCAAGAAATACTAGACAATTTGAATAACAAATTGAATATCGTTTAA
- the rnr gene encoding ribonuclease R → MGKRLRKPIKKEKDFSDKILKILSQNANKAFNYKQIGAKLDLDDTQSRNQIIKDLKILAASKKIIESEPGKYLVKAVSQDYYEGKIDMTGRKTAYFICPDFEEDVFIPTNNLNHALDKDTVKVYVYNRRKGKRPEGEVIEVVERNKTDFVGVIDIQKNFAFVSTANPKMYTDIFIPKDKIGEAEQGDVVLVHIEDWPKRADSPFGAVLKVLGKPGEHDTEIHAILAEYGLPAEFPIEVETYAQKIDTTIHETEIAKRRDMRDTLTFTIDPKDAKDFDDALSFKKLENGNYEIGVHIADVSFYLEEGTILDDEAYQRATSVYLVDRVVPMLPEVLSNFACSLRPQEEKYTFSAVFEINEKSQVVNQWFGRTVIFSDQRFSYEEAQVIIETKSSTIPAEISLTGKEYKASDEITAATLKMDELAKILRRKRMNEGAISFDKVEVKFNLDQEGEPEGVYFKISKDANHLIEEFMLLANRKVAEYIGKQKKTFVYRIHDEPNEDKLIAMQTVIAKFGYKIDFRNKGDISKSLNNLLAEVVGKKEQNLIDTLTIRSMSKAKYSTDNIGHYGLAFEYYTHFTSPIRRYPDVMVHRLLQYYLDGGKSVDEETYETKCLHSSTMEGLATNAERDSIKYMQVKYMQNHQDQEFLGVISGVTEWGIYVEIIENKCEGMCRIRDIKEDYYTFDEKQYALVGATSDKILQLGDEIYVKVKNADLVKKQLDFHFLRRNE, encoded by the coding sequence ATGGGGAAAAGATTGAGAAAGCCAATTAAAAAAGAGAAAGACTTCTCAGATAAGATTTTAAAAATATTATCACAAAATGCTAATAAAGCATTCAATTATAAGCAAATAGGAGCAAAGCTAGATCTTGATGACACTCAAAGTCGCAATCAAATTATTAAAGATTTGAAAATTTTAGCTGCTTCCAAAAAAATTATTGAATCAGAACCTGGTAAATATTTAGTAAAAGCAGTAAGTCAGGATTATTACGAAGGAAAAATTGATATGACAGGTCGAAAAACCGCTTATTTTATCTGTCCTGATTTTGAAGAAGATGTTTTTATTCCAACAAATAATTTGAATCACGCCTTAGATAAAGATACTGTAAAAGTTTATGTTTATAATAGAAGAAAAGGTAAAAGACCTGAAGGTGAAGTAATTGAAGTTGTTGAAAGAAATAAAACTGATTTTGTTGGAGTTATAGATATTCAAAAGAATTTTGCTTTTGTATCAACAGCCAATCCAAAAATGTACACGGATATTTTTATTCCAAAAGATAAAATAGGAGAGGCTGAACAAGGAGATGTTGTATTAGTTCATATTGAAGATTGGCCCAAACGAGCAGATAGTCCATTTGGAGCAGTACTAAAAGTTTTAGGAAAACCAGGAGAACATGATACTGAAATTCATGCTATTTTAGCCGAATATGGTTTACCTGCTGAATTTCCTATTGAAGTTGAAACTTATGCACAAAAAATAGATACCACTATTCATGAAACTGAAATTGCGAAACGTCGAGATATGCGAGATACCTTGACTTTTACAATAGATCCAAAAGATGCAAAAGACTTTGATGATGCCTTATCATTTAAAAAATTAGAAAATGGAAATTATGAAATAGGGGTACATATTGCGGATGTTTCATTTTATCTTGAAGAAGGAACTATCCTTGATGATGAAGCCTATCAAAGAGCAACTTCTGTTTATTTAGTAGATAGAGTAGTACCTATGTTACCTGAAGTTTTGTCTAATTTTGCCTGTTCACTTCGACCACAAGAGGAAAAATATACGTTTTCGGCAGTTTTTGAAATTAATGAAAAATCACAAGTTGTTAACCAATGGTTTGGACGTACTGTAATATTTTCAGATCAACGCTTTTCATATGAAGAAGCACAAGTTATAATTGAAACTAAATCTTCAACTATCCCAGCAGAAATTTCATTAACAGGAAAAGAATATAAAGCTTCAGATGAAATTACAGCAGCTACTCTTAAAATGGATGAATTAGCTAAGATTTTACGAAGAAAAAGAATGAATGAAGGTGCTATTTCTTTTGATAAAGTTGAAGTTAAATTTAATTTAGATCAAGAAGGAGAACCAGAAGGTGTTTATTTCAAAATATCAAAAGATGCCAATCATTTAATTGAAGAATTTATGCTTTTGGCTAATAGAAAAGTAGCTGAATATATTGGAAAACAAAAGAAAACCTTTGTTTATCGAATTCATGATGAACCAAATGAAGATAAATTAATAGCCATGCAGACGGTTATAGCTAAATTTGGTTATAAAATAGATTTCAGAAATAAAGGAGATATTTCAAAATCGTTAAACAATTTATTAGCTGAAGTAGTCGGTAAAAAAGAACAAAATTTAATCGATACACTTACTATTCGAAGTATGAGTAAAGCTAAATATTCAACGGATAATATTGGACATTATGGCTTAGCTTTTGAATATTATACTCATTTTACTTCACCAATTCGTCGTTATCCAGATGTTATGGTGCATCGATTATTGCAATATTATCTTGATGGAGGAAAATCAGTTGATGAAGAAACTTATGAAACTAAATGTTTACATTCATCAACAATGGAAGGTTTAGCTACAAATGCTGAACGAGATTCTATAAAATACATGCAAGTTAAATACATGCAAAATCATCAAGATCAAGAGTTTTTGGGTGTAATTTCTGGTGTAACAGAATGGGGAATTTATGTAGAAATCATTGAAAACAAATGCGAAGGAATGTGCAGAATTCGTGACATTAAAGAAGATTATTATACTTTTGATGAAAAACAATATGCACTTGTAGGAGCTACTTCTGATAAAATATTACAATTAGGTGATGAAATTTACGTTAAAGTAAAAAATGCAGATTTAGTTAAAAAACAATTGGATTTTCATTTTTTAAGAAGAAATGAATAA
- a CDS encoding head GIN domain-containing protein: MKKLIAVAILFIAYNSNAQVTKNLGDFDTVKVFDQLNVKLISSSENKIVITGNRENEVEVLNKNGELKLRMPFPKLLSGNDITIKLYFKQLESISASEGSFVSSDYIFKQTSLDLNAKEGAQITVKLDVQKAGVKLNSGGIIELSGKALNQDVVITSGGILKAADLSTSQTSISVAAGGNAEVNASTLVDAKVKAGGTIHIYGKPKQINKQTIIGGTITEE, encoded by the coding sequence ATGAAAAAATTAATAGCAGTAGCAATACTTTTTATTGCTTACAATTCTAATGCACAAGTAACTAAAAATTTAGGTGATTTTGATACTGTAAAAGTATTTGATCAATTGAATGTGAAGTTAATTTCTAGTTCAGAAAATAAAATTGTTATTACTGGAAATAGAGAAAATGAAGTGGAAGTTTTAAATAAAAACGGCGAATTAAAACTTAGAATGCCTTTTCCAAAATTATTATCAGGAAATGATATTACTATTAAATTGTATTTTAAACAATTAGAAAGTATTAGCGCAAGCGAAGGAAGTTTTGTTTCAAGTGATTATATTTTTAAACAAACTTCATTAGATTTGAATGCTAAAGAAGGAGCTCAAATAACAGTTAAATTAGATGTTCAAAAAGCTGGTGTTAAACTGAATTCAGGTGGAATAATTGAATTATCAGGTAAAGCTTTAAATCAAGATGTTGTTATTACTTCAGGAGGAATTTTGAAAGCTGCTGATTTAAGTACTTCTCAAACTTCAATAAGTGTAGCCGCTGGAGGAAATGCAGAAGTTAATGCATCTACTTTAGTTGATGCAAAAGTTAAAGCAGGAGGGACTATTCACATTTATGGTAAACCAAAACAAATCAATAA